CGACGCGTGCCGCGCGAGAAAATCCACATGCCAATCAGCACAGGAACGGCGAACTTCGACAATTGAAAAATCGTTTCCGCCAGGGCCGTGCTAAATCCCAGGCCCAGGTTGAGGCTACTCCGACCCGGGACCGCTGACAGCTGCATGTCGAGCTGCGCTGCGCCGGCCAACAGGCCCAGGATGGCGCCAGTGACGATGGGCCAGCGTTGCGATACATTTCCTCGTGCGGCAATCCAAGCGAAGAACGCCGCGGTAAGCCCCGCTGGCGCAAGCAACGTACTGATGCAGAACAGTCGCATGCCCCCCACGGCCGTCGGCGAGAGGCGATCGCTCGAGATCCCCGGATCGATCCATTTGCAAAGCTGCCCCATCGCGATCACGGCCAGCACACTGGCGAACGTCGCCGCGGCCATGACGACCAACGGGAGCACGACAAACATCAGAATCGGGTGCCGGCCGCAGAAACTACGCTGCCGAAATTCGTTGTCCGCCCGTCGTGCCACTTCGTGCGGCGCGCCCAAACGATCGAAAACGCTACGGGACTGGAGAGCATCCGTGCTCATCTGATCCTCCAATGAATCGGTGACATGGTCCGACAATTCGTCCACAAGCCGCGCGACATACGCCGGCGGCAAACGTCTGCGGGTCAGCTGCTTGTGCAGCTCGTCAAGCCAGCTTCGGTCGTACACGCTCGCCTCCTTGCAAGCATTCGGCCACCGCCGCCACGACACGCTGCCAATCGAGCACGCTGCGGGCGAGCTGTTGGCGTCCTGAACGAGTCATGTGGTAAACCACCCGATCGCGGCCAGCTACGGCTTGCCGCTGGGCAGCCAGCAACTGTTGCGCTTCGAGTCGGTGCAAAATGGGATACACACAGCCTTCGCCGAACTCCAGGCGATCGCCCGTGGCGCGGCGAATGGCCTGCACCAGCTCGTAGCCATACATGGGGCGCTCGTCGAGCAGTTGCAGGATCAGCATCTCCGGCACGCCGTTCAGAAATGCCGGATTCGTCTTCTTCGTATTCATGCTGGGGGCTTGTACCTCAAAGTTTGAGGTATGCCAAGATCAGATTCTCATGACGTTGCATGAGACATGAAATGCGTCGCGAAACGCAGGACAAAAGCGGCGGGAAGGACCCGGCAGGCGTGATTGCACGTCAGCTTCGTACTGATCACTCCAGCTTGAGCACATCTTCCGGAACGTCGACGTTTATTCCCGTAGTTGGGATATCGACTTTCAGCGTCCACAGCACGCCCTGGGTGACTAGGCGCCGGTAAAACTGCTGTCGCCAGTTGTCATGAAAGTGCAGGCCGGTAAATCCGAACGAGCGTCCGCCGTCGGGACGTTGCCAGGCGACCGATACGGTTTCGTCTTGCCCGTCGATCGCAGCCGTTAACAGCGCCTGCGGCTGGGAATCGCCTTGCGGGCGCTTAAGGCGAAAGTAGAACTCGTCGTGGATATCGATCGGCTCGAGTCCCCGCGCGATCGGATGCGTCGGATCCGCGGGGCGCAGCCGTGTGTCTAGCTTCTCGTAGCGGCGGTCCGGTCCGCCGTGGCAGGCACCAAATAGTTGTGTGAACGGGGCCACGAATTGCTGCTCTCGGCAGCCGATGCCCCAATGCAATGCCGTTAGCCCACCGCCGCGGGCGGCGAGCTGTGCGATCGCTTCCTGACGGCGTGGGTCGTTGCCCATCCATTGCGCGCCTTCACAGACAAACAACACGATGGCGTCGGATCGACGGATCAAGTCCGCTGCTTCCGGGCAAGGTTCGTCGGCTTGGATCGTCCGGACGTCGATCGTGTCGAAAGGCTCAAGGCATTTGGCCAGTACGCGCAGGCCAGCCATGAACTCGTGCGTGGTCGGCGGGTGATTGTCTCGTTTTTGGCCGATCAACAAAAGATGCTTTTTATCCGCCGAGGTTGCCACGCTCGACAGTAACAGGAGCGCAGCAAAAGCCAGGACAATCCGCGTGGTCATATCTTTGTCTCCTTCGGAGCCGTCGAATGAGGCCGGTACGTTCGATCGATTGGGCGTTTGTTTTATGGGCAGTCGCGATTATACGCTGACGCCACGATTGTCGTCACGCAAGGAAAGTGGCGATTTTCCCCCGCCGTGCTTGTGCGGAGCTTTGCATTGACCGAGTATCAAAAGACGCGAGATCAGCCAACAATATCATTGGTTTGGGTAATCTGCCGTACGGGAGACAGGCGATGGAACAGGACTCGGCCGAAAGTAATTCGTTCGAGGTTCGTCGCGGTATTACGATCGTGCCGGTTCGCAGCGCGACCATTCCTCCGGCCA
The genomic region above belongs to Pirellulales bacterium and contains:
- a CDS encoding ThuA domain-containing protein, which codes for MTTRIVLAFAALLLLSSVATSADKKHLLLIGQKRDNHPPTTHEFMAGLRVLAKCLEPFDTIDVRTIQADEPCPEAADLIRRSDAIVLFVCEGAQWMGNDPRRQEAIAQLAARGGGLTALHWGIGCREQQFVAPFTQLFGACHGGPDRRYEKLDTRLRPADPTHPIARGLEPIDIHDEFYFRLKRPQGDSQPQALLTAAIDGQDETVSVAWQRPDGGRSFGFTGLHFHDNWRQQFYRRLVTQGVLWTLKVDIPTTGINVDVPEDVLKLE
- a CDS encoding helix-turn-helix transcriptional regulator, translating into MNTKKTNPAFLNGVPEMLILQLLDERPMYGYELVQAIRRATGDRLEFGEGCVYPILHRLEAQQLLAAQRQAVAGRDRVVYHMTRSGRQQLARSVLDWQRVVAAVAECLQGGERVRPKLA